The window TGACGAGGATTGGTTTCTGATTTACGACAACTGCAACCAGGAAGACCGCCGAGAGTTGCTACCGAAGGGGGACACAGGCAATGTTCTATTCACCACGAGAAACCGGGTGGTGCGAAACCAGATGCGAGATGAGTGCGTCTATGATgtcgaggtgttggaggagctggacgCTATCCGGCTTCTCCTGACAGCCTCGGGATCAAAATACGCTGATCTGAACGCATGGGACCAGTCAATAGGCAAGGAAATCGTCGAGGAACTTGGCTATCTACCCCTAGCCATCGACCAGGCAGCTGCGTACATCAGAGAAGCTCCATGTCCCCTTGATGGCTACCTGGAAGTATTCCGCAAGCAAAGGGTCGAACTACTCCGAAACCCAAAGTTCAAAGGCTCGCTCGCACAGAACCAGGCCGTTTACACCACATTCGAAGCATCTTACAAAGCCATCGCCCAGCTTGAACTGCACAACAAGAACACGCTTGGTAGAAACGCCGGTCTTGCTCTCCGAGCTCTCGATCTGGTATGTTTCTGGCACAACGAGAACATTCCAGTCAAAGTTGCTTGGTGGGGAGGCGTATCCTGGAAGAATCGACTCGACATgggcaaggacatgcccgcGCTGGAAGAGCACTTGGCTCAACTCACCGGGGACGAAACGATGACCTGGCGGAAGTTCTTCTTCCAGTTGAGCGAATCTAGGGATGGAGAATTCCCAAGCGccctcgacatcctcgaaCGGTACTCAATACTTACAGTGAAGGAACGGGAACTCGCCTCAATGCACGTCTTGGTTCACTCCTGGGCACGGGACCGGATGAAGGCTGAACACAGAGCACGACAAGCCCTTGTGTCAAAAGTCCTACTGTTGGACTCGATTGGCGACACACTCACCGCCACCTACGCACGTTCCTATCTCCATTCGATTTACCCCCATGTTCGGGCGTGTCTTGAACACTCCACATGGGGATCTAGATCTCTCCATCTACCGTATGAGCTTGTCTTGAGAGGCAAATACGCGCACATCCTCACCTTTCAGAAGCGTTTTGGTGAGGCCGAAGCCGAATACCTCGATATCATTCACTTGAGCAAATTGTCTATCGGGCCTACCACTTGGGCGGTTCAGCGGCCCCTCTGCTCTCTAGGGAAGCTCTACCATGAAATGGGTCGTTTGCGCGAAGCTGAGTTGACGTATCTCGAATGCATTGATCGCTGCAtcttggagaaggaagcAAATCGGATGGAGATAGAGGGGCGTGTAAAGGCACAACTTGCGCAGTTGCGTGCCGTCCCCAGGCGAAAGAAGCAGAATAAGAATGACGAATCGGACGAGGACAGACCGCCATCACCGCAGCTGAGCGAAGAGGAGATTGCCCAAGCAGCTCGCTGGTTCGTACCCGACTGGAATAGCACAGATAGCTGGCAGCTTCAGATTTCCAACATCGAAGAGAACCTTGCCAGGGTTTACTACGACCAGGCAAACACTGAAGATGATCTCATCTATTCCGCAGATCTTTTGGCCAGCGCGCTGTACCGACGAAAGAAGATACTCCACCCTGAAAATATGGAACTCTGGAGGACACAAGATGAGTATCGAAGCAGAACCCAGCATCGGGATGTGAAGTACTGGCTGTTTCGGTTCGAAGCGGCAATGAAGACGTTCAAGTCTGAAGAGGACCAAGTCGCTTTCATTACAGGAGAATACCACGGCCGCCTTGTCCAGAATATGGCTAACAGCATGGTTGCCATGCGGCAATGTGTCAAGTATCACAAAGGCGAGGATTATTGGGCAGAAGACTTGAAGTGGATGTGGGAACAAGCCCACAAATACTACGGGACGATACTCTGGAATGGATTTATCAAGTGGTTCGGAGAGTCCGACTACAGGTGTCTCGAGGTGATGCGGCGGATGGTCAAGTGCCTCATTGGCTTGAAAAGATATGAAGAAGCTGAAGCACTCGCGAGAAGGTGCCTGGCGTCGAGCATTGTGGGCTATGGCGAATGTCACCAGCAAACGATCCTATCCCTGGAAAAATTGCACGAGGCTATTGCTTATAGACTGGGGGGTTATGATCTCGAGTCGGTTTATGTTATCAAGGAGGCTTTTCACAGGGCAGACGCCGTTTTCGGAGTAGACCACCGGCTCACGAAAAGCACAGGCAAGAAAACCACCCGCGCCATGGAGAACTACCAAGAGAATCTCTCCGACTGGGCGCCAATGAGCCAAAACATCTTGACTGATGCTCACTGGGAGTATGGGGCAATGGAAGACCAGGAGACGAGAGAGGTGCTACTCGGTGAACGCGCAAAGCACCACCTCGTATCGTACACGATACCTGACCCAAATTTCGACGCACGCCTTCGTAAGATGGCAGAAGCAAACGCAAAAGCGGTCTTGGAAGAGACGATGATGGAGGTTGAATCAGAGgcgactccaacaacaacaacaacaacaacaacaacaataacaacaacaacacataCTCACTCAAGATATGTTGACAtaacaccagcagccacaagCGAACCACCATCGCAAAGCACTTCAAAATCACTtggtcaccaccacaaccacgaGTCGTTTGGCGAATCACAAGCGTCTACACTTTTCTCCCAAGCTCGAGACGAGCAATACACAtctgacagcagcagcggggATACCAAAAGAAGTGGTGTAAACGATATCAAGGGAAAGTCAGTGGCAAAATAGGTATATATACAGAGGCTTGAGGCTGGATACTAGTACACAAATGAATTAGAGGTTCTCATTCCATCGTTCACACCTACGACTCATTCCCCTCTGTCCCCCTCTTTTGTATCGCCTGCATAAGCTCATACAACTGCCCGATTTGCTCATCTGTTCACCAAGTCAGCATTTCTCtgtaaacaaacccccaacaaactctcaaaaacaaaaacataccATTCATCTTCTGAATCTTCCCCTCAtccaacttctcccccctccaagcatccccctcaaccttctGCGCGTACAGCTGCCACTCCGTGAGAAAGCCGATCTACTCCCAACATCAGTCTTCCATTCTCTCCTCAGACCCATCCCACATCACTCCTTGATGTTCAAGTCCCCCTTTATCTCTCCGCCCTGCCAGAAATCCTgtatccaaaaaaaaaaaaaaaaaacagtaCTCACCAAATGAACCGGATTCTCCACGCTCCTATGCGCCCTAAACTCCGCCTTGACATACtcatcccccaacaacctcatctcCGCCGGCAGGTGCTTCCTGTGCGCCCTCAGCAACCGCCGGTACAAATAAATCGGGGGCAGCAGCGCCATCGGTGTCGGTTTGAGGCTGTTGCCCGATTGCATGGCCGCTGCCATGAGCGCTCTGGCTGTTGGTCTCATTGTTTCCCTTTGTGGGTGTGCTTCAAAATGACGAGAGCGAGGTTGTACTTTATGAGGCGtctttcttgttgttgttgatgttgatgtttttCCAGTATCAGATTGCTGGTTTCTTCAACGTCGCAAAACATGATGCTGCCgagctggtggtgacggGCCCACACAGTGTCCgtgggttggtgtttgaACGGTGCGCCGAGTGAAAAGTCAGGGGTTCAAGGGGGGTTAAGCATAAAGTCACTTCAATGTTGGGAGTCCGAGTATTCGTGGGAAGGCACCAAGACTGATTTGATACGGTCCCTATTTACAAAAGAATCATGCCACCAATACTTAAACTACGCCTTCCTCGTTGTATTATTATATACACGTCCTACTACCATCCAAGTAGAGTCTCCTTCTTGCTCAAACATGCCTCCTTCGCCATGTTATCACGCCCCTTTCACCATCCAACCAGGACCTCCTTCCGGGCAAACACGCCTTCACCCCGACCtatccaccgcctccacaaTCCACTGCGCCTCTATGGCGCTCACCTTCTTCGCATAATTCTTTTGCGTATACACATGCTCCAAAAACATaaccgcctccttcttctgcccGTGGAGCACACTAGCCGGGTGGACAGCCACCACATGCTTCCCATGCGCCGTCACATAACTGTTATCCGGCGCCAGAATTGCCGTCTTGAGCGCAAAACCCCTCAGGAAACACTTCAATATCGTAGCGGATCTCTCTGGCGTGATAGGGTAGAAAGGCTGCGGATCCGCAGGCGGATGTTCCATCATCTTTTGCCTAACACAAAGCTGCCTCAGCTGTTTTCGAATATTCATCGCTTGCTTCATATTCCTGGTGTTGATCTTCCTGTCCTTGCACCAGCGTGCTCTATCGGCGTTCTCGGCGCTGTATTTCTGGATCGTGGTCAGGTACGTAATGAGATCACCTTCTCTCCTCCGCAACTCTTTCCTGAactcctcggcttcttccttggtctcctcTGACTGGATCTGAAGAAAAATGTCGTCACCTGCCGTGATGCACGAGATGATGTCGATAACCTCTAGCAGGCAGTCGTATtttggggttgctgctgcgatCAGAACACGAGCATATGGCGGTGGGACGGGGAACATGACCATCTTGCGCCCGATATCCGTGATGGACCCATCATCTGCCAGCGCGCCGAGAATATGAAGATGAAGCAAAGCTTTTTCCACCGACTCAAATTCTGGGGGGTCCATGAGGGGAAAAGCCAGTACATCGTCAATTCCTCTCGCCTTCATTGTCAGCACAGCGTTGAGCACATCCGTCCGGAGAATTTCGGGGAGGTCTGTCTTCTCAAGCGATTCGTAAGTCTCCTCTGTGTAGAGTCTAAAACACTTTCCAGGACCTTCTCTGCCAGCACGACCAGTCCTCTGAATAGCTGAAGATTTGGAGATCGGCTTGGCCAAGAGTGATTCCATGCCCAATCGAGGTCTGTATTGCTTCACCTTCGCCTTACCACAGTCTACCACAAATCGCACACCGGGAACTGTGACTGAGGTTTCGGCGATGTTGGTAGCCAACACGATCTTCCTGgtgttcttgtccttggtAGGCTGGAAAGCTTTGTGCTGCGCCTCCATGGAAAGCTGGCCGAAAAGAGGCAAGACCACAACCTTGGGGACGCCAGCTGGCAATGTTTCCGCATGTTCTTCGATCAAGCGCTGGGCAGCTTCAATCTCCTCTTGACCAGTGAGGAAGGCTAGGATGTCTTTCCTTCCATGTTTGTCGAAAAGGGACTCCTGCTTGTGAATCTTGAATAGTGTGCTCAGGAGGGCTTCTTGGATATCTGGGACTGGTTTTGGCGTATGCGTGATCTCAACCGGAAACTGACGGCCTTCGATCTGGAGGAAATCCACGGAAGTTTTGGGTCTTGTCGCAGGAGGGGCATATTCTTCAGACCCTTCCGGTTCGACGTCAGAAAAGAACTTCTTGATGCTGCCGACATTCGCCGTAGCACTCATGATGACGACTTTGAGCGGGATGCCGCCGCGACCAGCCTTGTCGCCAGAGAGGATCTGCTTCAGAAAACCAGATAGCAGATCAACATCGACGCTACGCTCGTGAATTTCATCCACGATGATTGCGCTGTACTGTCGGAGGTGCGGGTCGCGAAGAAGCTCTTGAAGCAGCATGCCTTCTGTGACATATTTGATCCTGGTGCCTTTCGGAACGCGGTGGTCGAAACGAACTGAATAGCCAACAATGCCGTCAGAAAGTGGGCCGTGTCTCTCCgtgtccttcttcttccccgggatgttggcctccttggccacGCGGTGCGCCAAGGTGGTTGCAGCGACTCGACGTGGTTGCGTGACTGCGATCATACCTCCCACAGCCATTTCCTGCACGCCCCCATCTCCCTTGAttttggccttcttcctttGACACCAGTCCTCTTGGATCAGAAATTGAGGCACCTGGGTACTCTTTCCGGAACCCGTCTCACCGACAAGAACCAAGACATCGTTTTGACGCAGCCTTTGTCGAATATCATCTTGCCGTGACCAAAGCGGGAGTGCTTGACGAGCGTCGAAATATTTTGGGTTGCCGACTGGTTTCAAACGCCCACCTGCCTTGGGGTCTTTGCTTGTTGTCGATAGTCCTTCCTTTGAGTTTGATAGGCCCTCATTTAATGTCGACACGCCCTCTTTTGCTAGTGTAAGGGCGTCAGTTGAAGATTGCGAGGCCTCAAGCTTGGGCCTTTTCGTTAAATAACCACTCAAGTCGAGGATTTTCCCCCCCACACGAATACCGTCGCCGTcgtttttccttttcttggCCATTTTGTCGAGTGAGTTGAGGTTGTCTGGGAGAGGTTCAAGACACAAGAGTTGTGAGACTAAGATTTCTGAAGTGGTCGAATGTGATGTGATTGGCCAGACAGCTGGAGTAGGTGGGGCACCCAGTTCCGTTCTTGATGCCAAATAGATTTGAAAATTACAGTTTATGCTTCTACAAAGGCCTTTTCAACATGGAGACATGAGAAAATGTGAACAGCACCAACAATACTTGAGAAGCCGAAAAAGCATTCTGCGTTGCAACCTTAACCCAACCCCGATCATCAATAAGTGCAAGACAATATCGCATACCTGAAAACAACGTCAAGCCAAGTTCAGAACGAGGGTTTATGCTGCCCATCATACTTTTCGCCGAGGCTCCTTTTTTAACTGCTTACATACTGCAAATTTTGTCAGGCAGGATCACTGTCTTGGTTTTACTGTGCAATTGGCGTCATAGTCACAAGGGGTCAAGATGTAAAGTCGTAGACACACTTGTGATGAAGCCAGCGAGGCAGGCTTCCCGGATGTCACGATTTGATACCCCGAATACAAACACTCGAAGCCTACACTGGGTTCTATGATGATTGCTCAGATATGAAAGATGCTAGGTTGTGAAAGTATTGAATGATCATACATCAAGTGAAGTTTCATCCAAGCCAAACGCCATGAGAAATGGAAAACCACAACCAGAAGCAATGTACGTCTTGGTCTTATGTATGTTCAGACTCCAAGCTGGCAGAAATGCAACATGACAACTGGAATCACATATAAAATCACGAATTAACCAGACCGAAAACGTGAAACAAACATCATTTAGCAGAGACTGCAAGGAAAACTAAACCCGAAATATAAACATCAGGCAACATAAACTATGCATGAGCCAACTGCATTTTAGGGAGAGTATTCCGCTTTCATGCGATTGTTCTGCGCACGAACTTTGTCCCTGGCAGCATCGGACTATCAAATTTTGTTAGCATGTTGATACATTCATCATGAGGAAATCGTCGACTCACCTTCTCCACTAGCCTGGTCACCTGGTTGGTCTGTGCTTCCGTCCGCACAAGGAATCCCTTGGCCAGCATATTCATAGTCGAGACACTCCGTTCAATCTCTGtcagatcatcatcaatctgATCGTTGAGTTCCTCTTGCTCTCCGCCCGTATCCTCAAAGGTGTACTTTGAGCGATCGGCTTTCTTAAAGCCTAAGGTTGGCCGGCCCACTTGAGCAGCGGCGGCCTCCAGCTCTCGCTTCCGCAaagcctgctcctcccggAGCGCATCTCTAtcaatctccctctctcGCTCAGACTGAGCCTTCCTCGCTGAACGCTCGGCAAGCTTTCCTTTGCTATTTGCGGCCAAGTTGAAGAGTGACGAGTTGGCAGCGTCCAGATTGTCGAGGTGTGCGTTCGCCAAGCGAGCCTGATGCTCTGCAACTTTGAGTTAGCATCGAGCACGAGTAAACTATAACGACATAGAACTGGAAAGCTTACTTGATTCATCGAGTTGCTGCTCAACCTTGTAGAGAATAGCCTCATCTCTGTCATACTTCTGGTGCATGCCCACCATACGCTCCACTCCTTCAGCAGCCATCATCCGGGCGCGAGCTGAGCTCTGGGCTGTCTCTCGAATGGTGTGGATGATTTCTCCCTTCTTGGTTTCTGCCTCGTAATCATCCTTCTCTTCCGCCGTCATGTTCTCATAATTGTCGGGAATCtctggacgaggaggtggtgccACTGCCCAATAGGGATCTCTCTGTTGACGCCCATCGAACA is drawn from Podospora pseudocomata strain CBS 415.72m chromosome 1 map unlocalized CBS415.72m_1, whole genome shotgun sequence and contains these coding sequences:
- the PaPLP1 gene encoding Patatin-like phospholipase-1 (EggNog:ENOG503NXNH; COG:I), with the translated sequence MATDDEAINLLSFDGGGVRGVTSLLIIHEIMIKIKERHGLAEIPKPCDVFHMIAGTSTGGLIAIMLGRLRMSTEEALRQYDVCAENIFSSKKWANITEKFRSTPMINIIQKLVAEKDMGEMMRDPAKPAKGKAVVCAMPRKRANPKNVRRIRSFSPEKDNWDKDVKIWEAARATTAATFYFKPQPLTVSTPQGGSKIEDYIDAAFGVNNPTNELIKEAVAEFGPSRRLGCLISIGTGTKQERVISRAASGLRNVCDMWGSIFDVGMAMKDMVTNAELVHFDLEMRLRRKPDAYFRFNVPLAADKVSLAQYGKIGKLKSMTAQYLCEPEVVGNIERAADILETENAEHHLNLGALSEPSETGPDENLKANLMGEASRYFTGRNHIMGILNTFFSDREDETVPRREFCLHGLGGVGKTQIALKAANIFRHGDPELGIPRKRRFPHILYVDGTDKTTISQSYASIARDEFGIEASGNSDQLMRQALQKMERLDEDWFLIYDNCNQEDRRELLPKGDTGNVLFTTRNRVVRNQMRDECVYDVEVLEELDAIRLLLTASGSKYADLNAWDQSIGKEIVEELGYLPLAIDQAAAYIREAPCPLDGYLEVFRKQRVELLRNPKFKGSLAQNQAVYTTFEASYKAIAQLELHNKNTLGRNAGLALRALDLVCFWHNENIPVKVAWWGGVSWKNRLDMGKDMPALEEHLAQLTGDETMTWRKFFFQLSESRDGEFPSALDILERYSILTVKERELASMHVLVHSWARDRMKAEHRARQALVSKVLLLDSIGDTLTATYARSYLHSIYPHVRACLEHSTWGSRSLHLPYELVLRGKYAHILTFQKRFGEAEAEYLDIIHLSKLSIGPTTWAVQRPLCSLGKLYHEMGRLREAELTYLECIDRCILEKEANRMEIEGRVKAQLAQLRAVPRRKKQNKNDESDEDRPPSPQLSEEEIAQAARWFVPDWNSTDSWQLQISNIEENLARVYYDQANTEDDLIYSADLLASALYRRKKILHPENMELWRTQDEYRSRTQHRDVKYWLFRFEAAMKTFKSEEDQVAFITGEYHGRLVQNMANSMVAMRQCVKYHKGEDYWAEDLKWMWEQAHKYYGTILWNGFIKWFGESDYRCLEVMRRMVKCLIGLKRYEEAEALARRCLASSIVGYGECHQQTILSLEKLHEAIAYRLGGYDLESVYVIKEAFHRADAVFGVDHRLTKSTGKKTTRAMENYQENLSDWAPMSQNILTDAHWEYGAMEDQETREVLLGERAKHHLVSYTIPDPNFDARLRKMAEANAKAVLEETMMEVESEATPTTTTTTTTTITTRYVDITPAATSEPPSQSTSKSLGHHHNHESFGESQASTLFSQARDEQYTSDSSSGDTKRSGVNDIKGKSVAK
- the ACU17 gene encoding Bifunctional NAD(P)H-hydrate repair enzyme (BUSCO:EOG092652TN; EggNog:ENOG503P3VX; COG:S), which produces MRPTARALMAAAMQSGNSLKPTPMALLPPIYLYRRLLRAHRKHLPAEMRLLGDEYVKAEFRAHRSVENPVHLIGFLTEWQLYAQKVEGDAWRGEKLDEGKIQKMNDEQIGQLYELMQAIQKRGTEGNES
- the prh1 gene encoding Salivary acidic proline-rich phosphoprotein 1/2 (COG:A; EggNog:ENOG503NWVV) encodes the protein MAKKRKNDGDGIRVGGKILDLSGYLTKRPKLEASQSSTDALTLAKEGVSTLNEGLSNSKEGLSTTSKDPKAGGRLKPVGNPKYFDARQALPLWSRQDDIRQRLRQNDVLVLVGETGSGKSTQVPQFLIQEDWCQRKKAKIKGDGGVQEMAVGGMIAVTQPRRVAATTLAHRVAKEANIPGKKKDTERHGPLSDGIVGYSVRFDHRVPKGTRIKYVTEGMLLQELLRDPHLRQYSAIIVDEIHERSVDVDLLSGFLKQILSGDKAGRGGIPLKVVIMSATANVGSIKKFFSDVEPEGSEEYAPPATRPKTSVDFLQIEGRQFPVEITHTPKPVPDIQEALLSTLFKIHKQESLFDKHGRKDILAFLTGQEEIEAAQRLIEEHAETLPAGVPKVVVLPLFGQLSMEAQHKAFQPTKDKNTRKIVLATNIAETSVTVPGVRFVVDCGKAKVKQYRPRLGMESLLAKPISKSSAIQRTGRAGREGPGKCFRLYTEETYESLEKTDLPEILRTDVLNAVLTMKARGIDDVLAFPLMDPPEFESVEKALLHLHILGALADDGSITDIGRKMVMFPVPPPYARVLIAAATPKYDCLLEVIDIISCITAGDDIFLQIQSEETKEEAEEFRKELRRREGDLITYLTTIQKYSAENADRARWCKDRKINTRNMKQAMNIRKQLRQLCVRQKMMEHPPADPQPFYPITPERSATILKCFLRGFALKTAILAPDNSYVTAHGKHVVAVHPASVLHGQKKEAVMFLEHVYTQKNYAKKVSAIEAQWIVEAVDRSG